Proteins from one Mus pahari chromosome 10, PAHARI_EIJ_v1.1, whole genome shotgun sequence genomic window:
- the Ankrd34c gene encoding ankyrin repeat domain-containing protein 34C: MMDDDTELRTDGNSLLKAVWLGRLRLTRLLLEGGAYINESNDKGETALMVACITKHVDQQSISKSKMVKYLLDNRADPNIQDKSGKTALIHACIRRAGGEVVSLLLENGADPSLEDRTGASALVYAINADDKDALKHLLDACKAKGKEVIIITTDKSSSGTKTTKQYLNVPPSPKVEDRQSPPLCATPSDVELKTSDLASPPSEKDDDFFILQTGHQSGCNTSKVLNEPGSPTRKVSSLKRARLPQLKRLQSEPWGLIAPSVLAAATRQDETHGTSTDNEVIRSITDMTFPKRGPLSRTNSIDSKDPTLFPTVQEQVLKVSASTPASWKAAYEKGQAPHPRLARRGTLPLDQEKSGICPQGPSTLKDPASLKLLENDLYDLDIQPVGDPPNSMSLESGKGPLDRKKLNSSHLSLFHGSRESLDAVPSTSPTSVRRRPPHLLERRGSGTLLLDRIAHTRPGFLPPLNVNLNPPIPDIRASSKPASPLASGLKSMVPVAPNSPKRVDLRSKKKLLRRHSMQIEQMRQLSDFEEIMA; this comes from the coding sequence ATGATGGATGATGACACTGAGTTGAGGACTGATGGAAACTCTCTCTTAAAAGCTGTGTGGCTAGGGAGGCTTCGGTTGACCAGActcctcttagaagggggagcttACATCAATGAAAGCAATGACAAAGGAGAAACAGCTCTCATGGTGGCATGCATTACCAAACACGTGGACCAGCAAAGCATTAGCAAGTCTAAGATGGTGAAGTATCTGTTGGACAACAGGGCAGACCCCAATATCCAGGATAAGTCTGGTAAGACTGCACTCATCCATGCTTGCATCAGAAGGGCTGGGGGAGAAGTGGTGTCCTTACTGCTGGAAAATGGAGCAGACCCCAGTCTTGAGGATCGAACTGGGGCCTCAGCTCTGGTTTATGCAATAAATGCAGATGACAAGGATGCACTGAAGCATCTCCTTGATGCCTGCAAAGCCAAAGGTAAGGAAGTGATTATTATAACAACAGACAAATCATCTTCAGGCACCAAAACCACCAAGCAGTATCTCAATGTCCCTCCATCACCCAAAGTGGAAGATAGACAGTCACCACCACTGTGTGCAACTCCTTCTGATGTTGAGCTGAAGACTTCTGACCTGGCTTCTCCACCCAGTGAAAAGGATGATGACTTCTTCATCCTGCAGACAGGACACCAAAGTGGCTGTAATACTTCTAAGGTCCTTAATGAGCCTGGATCACCCACCAGGAAAGTGTCTAGCCTCAAAAGGGCCCGTTTGCCCCAATTGAAACGACTCCAGTCTGAACCCTGGGGCTTGATTGCCCCTTCTGTGCTGGCTGCCGCCACACGCCAGGATGAGACCCATGGCACAAGCACAGACAATGAGGTCATCAGGAGCATCACTGACATGACCTTCCCTAAAAGGGGGCCCCTCTCCAGAACCAACAGCATTGACAGTAAAGACCCTACCCTCTTCCCCACAGTCCAGGAACAAGTTCTGAAGGTTTCAGCGTCAACACCAGCTTCATGGAAAGCAGCTTATGAGAAAGGCCAGGCTCCCCATCCACGCCTAGCCAGGAGAGGAACACTTCCTCTTGACCAAGAAAAGAGTGGGATATGTCCACAAGGACCCTCAACTCTGAAAGACCCAGCATCTCTCAAGCTGTTGGAAAATGACCTCTATGACTTAGACATACAGCCAGTGGGTGACCCACCCAACTCTATGTCCCTTGAGTCAGGCAAAGGACCTTTAGATAGGAAGAAGCTCAACAGCTCCCATTTGTCTCTTTTCCATGGCTCCCGGGAGTCCCTGGATGCTGTACCAAGCACATCTCCCACCTCAGTTCGCCGCCGGCCACCTCATCTCCTAGAAAGAAGAGGTTCTGGAACTCTCTTACTCGACCGCATTGCTCACACGAGGCCAGGCTTTCTGCCCCCTTTAAATGTGAATTTAAATCCACCTATCCCAGATATTAGAGCCAGCAGCAAACCAGCTTCCCCACTTGCTAGTGGCTTAAAATCTATGGTTCCTGTTGCTCCAAATTCACCAAAGAGAGTTGACTTGAGAAGTAAAAAGAAACTCCTTCGAAGGCATTCTATGCAGATTGAGCAGATGAGGCAGCTGTCAGACTTTGAAGAAATCATGGCTTAG